Genomic window (Gemmatimonadota bacterium):
AGGCGCCCCTCGTTTTCGTCCGCGACGATCTGGACGGCCGTACGCTGCTCGTCCGGGCTCATGGTGGCAGCCTCACCTGTCGAGCCGCAGACGACCAGGGCGTCCGTGCCTTCCCGGTGGTGGAAGCGCACCAGCGCGCGCAGCACGCGCTCGTTCACGCCGCGCTCCTCGAAAGGGGTGACCAGCGCGACAGCGCTGCCGGTGAAGCGAATGGCGGGCATGGCGAGTTTAGTGGCTAGGGGTTGTTCAGATCCAGGATATCGGCGCGGGTGACGTCGGCCTCGTCATCATTCGGCGCCAGGTCCCGCTCGGTCGATTCACGGAAGTCCCGCTCCACCTCGTCGGGCCGGGCGACGTCGAAGAACGAGCGGAACACCCGGTTCCCACATTTGACGCACACCAGCTCCGCGGGCGGCGACTGCTCGGCGGCAAGGCCACCAGGCACCACCCGGCAAAAGGGCAAGATGCTTGCCGGCGCGAGCATGGCGGCGGCCGAAAGCCGGCGCTTGCTCCTGGGCCGGATTACATGCTTCCCCTAGATTACCCGCCCGCGCCGGCCCGAGCAACCGCGCCGGCGCGCCGGACGGAGGCGGACGCAGGCGGAGACTCCACAAACCAGCGGAGAACGAACTCGTCGTGCCCACGGATGAACTGCTGGGGCTGGCGCTCGAGGCCGCCCGGGAAGCGGCGCAGATCCACCGCAGCCATCTCGGCCGGGTGCAGGTCGAGGCCTGGTCGGAGAAGGGCGTGGCGGATTTCGTCACGCACGTCGACCGCGAGGCCGAAGCGCGCATTGTCGAGCGCATCCACCGCCATTTCCCTGACCACGTGGTGCTGGCGGAGGAAGCCGCCACGGCTGTCTCGCCTGCGCCGAGCGCTGGCCGTGGCGGCACGGCCATGGCCGCAGAGGCGGGTGGCTGGCTCTGGTATGTCGATCCGCTGGACGGCACGACCAACTTCCTGCACGGCTACCCCATGTATTCCGCCTCCGTGGCCGTGGCGTACCGGGGCGAGCTACTCGCGGGCGCCGTGGTCTCGAGCGCCACCGCCGAGGAGTGGACGGCGGCACGCGGCCGCGGCGCCTACAAGGATGGCCAGCCCATCCGCGTCTCGAGCATTGACCGGCCTGCGCTGGCCCTGATCGGGACCGGCTTCCCCTTCAAGGCGCTGGACCTGCTGCCGCTCTACCTGCGGCAGTTCGAGAGCGTGATGCGTCACACAGCCGGCGTGCGCCGCGCCGGCTCTGCGGCCCTCGACCTGTGTCACCTGGCCACGGGCTACTTCGACGGCTTCTGGGAGCTCTACCTCTCGCCCTGGGACATTGCCGCTGGAACCTTACTGGTGCGGGAGGCGGGAGGCGTCATTACCACACTGGACGGTGATGCGCGGGTGCTGGACCGGAACCCGGTGACCGTGCTGGCGGGAAACCCGGCCATGTACCGCGAACTCGAGCGACTGCTCCGGGAGGCAAGCGGCTGAACCCGCAAGCGGCAGACGCCTGCCCCCGGAGCGGCCGCAAGGTCACGGCCGATTACGTCACGTCCACCTGCCTGCCCTTCGGCGTGGCGCTGGCTGCACGGCGGAACCCGGGCCGCGCCCGCGGGGGTAGGAAAGCTTCCAGTCAGGATTCGACCCCGGAAATGCCCATGGCAAGTGTCCCAGACAAGCTTACTGGCCTCGTCCCGAGGTCGTCGCTGCTCGAAACCGGGCCCTCCAGCTCGCGCCCCCGGCTGGTAGCCGGCGCCGCCCTCCTCGGCCTCGCCTTCCTGGGTGCGGCCGCAGGGCTGGTGCTCGGGAGCTGGAGCGCCGTCTGCC
Coding sequences:
- a CDS encoding inositol monophosphatase, whose protein sequence is MPTDELLGLALEAAREAAQIHRSHLGRVQVEAWSEKGVADFVTHVDREAEARIVERIHRHFPDHVVLAEEAATAVSPAPSAGRGGTAMAAEAGGWLWYVDPLDGTTNFLHGYPMYSASVAVAYRGELLAGAVVSSATAEEWTAARGRGAYKDGQPIRVSSIDRPALALIGTGFPFKALDLLPLYLRQFESVMRHTAGVRRAGSAALDLCHLATGYFDGFWELYLSPWDIAAGTLLVREAGGVITTLDGDARVLDRNPVTVLAGNPAMYRELERLLREASG